TTATTTCCATATTTTGATTTCTTTGTAACAATCTAAAAGGCTAAAATCATGGGAATAGATCGAGCTCGTAGAGTTTGTGTTTGTCGTTGAATTGTTTGATGCTGACTCTTCTGCTAATTCAAAAAGGTGTTTATAAAATTCACCAAACAAATGAGTATAAATCAATAAGGTCAAAGTAGTCTAATCATATTTTTTACATTAATGAGTTAACAAAATTATTACTAAAGTATAATCAAAATAAGTAAAGTAAACGCAATATCCGCAAACCACAACAGAGATTAGCAAAATTTGGAGGGAGGTTTCTAAAATTATCCCAAATGTAACTAACTTATTTTAGAGTGTCACGGCAAATTTCcaatacaaaatatataattcAGATAATATATACTTTTAAGTTAACTTGATCAAAGTTGGATGACTTTTAtgtgacaaaaaataaaaaagtgacTTTTGTGTTATAAACTCAAAGTTGAATGACTTTTATGTGACAAAAAATAGAGAAGTGACTTTTGTGTTACAAACTCAAAGTTAGATAACGGTTCATGAAATTTACTCAAATTTTTCCATCGGAATAAATACGAAGAGGAAAGAAATTTAATTTTAGTATTGAAATTTAAAAGCAGATGTATCCAAGCATTGGAAAAGTGATCCGAAAAAGGTTTTTCTCAGGCAGAGAACATTTTCTCCACATTGAAATTGTCTATTTTACAAGTTTCTTCAAATGAATACCTTGACTACTAGTATATTTATAGCATTAGCTATTCTATGAAAATGAGAAGTTATCGTTTTAAAAGCGAAATGTAGATTTGCATTATCTCTGAAAttgataaaacaaaataaataaaagtaaattgAAAAGAGAAAGATAAATAAATTCTGGGAAATATAAAAAGTAGCCGTAAAATTATTATCTAATAAACATGACATTCTTTTGCTGTTTAACATCATTAATGAAGTGAACTAACGACAGTGGAGGTATCTTTTGAAGTGTGCAATGTGCCCAATCCACACTAGTTGTTTGCatcaaaacaaacaaattaactTTAAGTTTAAGAATCACCAATTAAAGTGAGAATAGATCAAGATTCTCATGCTATGAATATACAAAGCTTGCACTGAGACGCTTCAAATAAAGCATAGATCAAGATCATCATGCTATGAAATTGCATATCAAGAACATGGATTTCAAATACTCAAACCCTTGGGATAAATTAAGCTACTAGGAGTTATATTTAAGAACTTGAAATGATAGTAAAACTCCTTCGACATGTTACATAAGGTAGAAAAAATACCTTTCCTCAGTCATAAGTCCCCTATACAATAAATATGCACTTTGGGCATCACCGGTAGCCTATGGCGAGCTTGTTGTTGAATGTAACAAATCAAGCGAACCTTCAAGCTTTATCTCCGGTCTTAGCTGACAGTTGGCAACGGTTTCTTGATACACAACGatggaaaaatatgatgacaAGCTGATTGGAATGTGGTAGCTAATTGTTGAATCATTAAATTGTATGACAAGTCCCCAGAAGAGGTGGAGCTTCATTAGGCTTCCTTGAGAGGACAATTATGCCTGATGAATAAGTCCGATCAAGAATAAGCTGTGGTTACTTAACTTTAGATGTCGAAACAATTGATAGAGCTCCTCATCTTTGAGAGCAGAAAATCTCAACAAGGTCCACTACGCGCTACGTCTATGACATCCACCTTTCTTCAGGCTTTTTGAATCACTCGTAGTTTAGCACTCCGACTTCGAGGATTTAATGCCTCCTCCTTTTCAGATGGTGTTATGGGTCTCTTTGTAAGGATAGTTCCATTCTGTCCTTGTATCACTTGTTTTATCCATGCTTCTTCTTTAACAGTATCAAGATTAATTTTCCTCAGCTCACATAAGCGCTTCCCTTCTTCATCTTCAATCCCACCTCCATCAACTTCGCTGCAGTTCATAATATTGAGAAATGCCTGTTTTACTATCCTGTCCTCCAAACTATGGAATGAAATTACGGCAAGCCTTCCACCAGAACTGAGAGACTCAAAACAAGCACGGATGGAATCATCCAGTGTCTTGAGCTCATCATTAACAGCTATTCGCAAAGCCTGAAAAACTCTAGTTGCTGTCTTAATCCAACCTTGCCTTCCTGCTTAAGCAAGGAACCAAAGTATAATCACATTTCCCATTTCCATAGACAAGCATGTGCAGAGATTATTAAGTATGAAAAAGTGCCTATCACACCAAACCTCGTTTGTAATAGTTAAGAAATTCATAAAATTTCAGACAAATTTAAATTATTGAATTGAGGCAAGGCCACCTGGAAGAGATAACCACCTTTAGTCCTAGAAGTTGAATTCTGAATAAGGTCTACCAGCTCACTGGTAGAATGTAACCCTCCATGTAGACGAGTCTTAACAATTCTGTTTTGGAGAGAGTACCAATTGCTTTCTTCTCCATAATCTCGCAGAACTCGTCCTAATTCATCAGCTGGCCAAGAATTCAGTATGTCTTCAGCTTTCAGAGTTGCCTGTCACAGTCCTGTGTCAGTTAATCAGGGAAAAATCCATGAACCATTTTTTCCACATCTATGAACTTTCTATAGAAAGTATAGGACAGAGAAATGTCTATTGAAATAGATATCTTGAAGTCAAACAATTAGCGATATCAACAATGAAGACTTAAATAGGATGCAATCACGATAACTGATAATTTATGTAAAATTTTATGTGCATCATTGATGACCAGTGACCActgaaaaaaaaaaggtaagaaAAAGAACGAAAAGAGATGTCAAACAAAATTTTTAACCCTTCAACAGTGTATGATGTGATTCACCAGCTTAATGCATATGTAGATCAAAATTCGTTTACACATTCTTGCATGTATGAGAGTACTTGTGCAAACAAGGATGCCACCAGAAATAGCCTTTGCTCACTATCAGAGTTCAATAAGTTCATCCATGTTTAATCTTATGCACAAGAAAAAGGGGAGGCCTTTTACCTCGGTCAAACTTATAGTTTTTCAATCCTTACCGCAAACTTCTACCGCAACAGAATGATTGAATTCACCCTGATCCTTAATTAATTCAATTCCAGAAAACCAGTAATCTCCCATTAGTTTCCATGCTGACAATTTTACCATTGAGTAATGAGTACTTCAAACTTCCCAGCATTCAGTACATCTACTACTAAAAAGATATCTAAGAAACTTTTTTTATTGAACTGCCTCTTCAAGTTGTCTAAAGACCTAGAACCCACCTCTATGATTATCCCAACAAATTTCCCAAAGAGAAACACACCAAATGATTACTCTACCAATTACAAGCAGATATACTTAACAGTTACAAATTACAAGGAAGGACGACAAATACAACCGTAGACGATGTTTTATGCATCTGTTGTAGAAATTTTCACCCATTAAACCAGAGGAATACAATCTCAAATTCAGCACAGTTTACCAAAGAGCAAACATGAATCTCGAGGAATTTAACTATCCACTAAACCAGATGAATACAATCACCAAAATCAATATAGTTCTCCAAAGAGTAAACATAGAAATTTTAGAAACATGAACGAATACGCAATGCAGCATAAACAAGCATCAGCGCTACAGAAATCAGAATGAGCGTCAAATTCACACAAAATCTGGAAATAAATTACCTTTGGATTCATTCTCATGTCAAGAGGTCCATTCTTCAGCACGCtaaaacctctttcagcatcatTTACCTGAATAATATATGGAATAAATTCAAGACATTGATAATATAATCAGAAATCAGAATCCTGATAGTCTCCAAATATTACTCCAACAGATGGTGATGGATATAAATTATGTAAAAAACAAAATAAGATTTTGAAATAAAACATGAATAAATTATATTCTATTCTCGTATTGTTTTAACAAATCTTGCAGGGAGAAGAAtacatgaaaaagaaaaaggaagataaaGCTAGAAGTCAAATGGAGAGAAAGATAGTCACTTTTGCCAATAACCCATATTGGTCAAAACATGTTCATCCGTATAGTAGAGAAGACGTCAAGTTGCTAATGTGACATGTgggaaatgaaagaaagaagctACTTTGGCCAAAGTAATCTCACCGATACCAAAATAACCTCACTTTGGCCAAAGCAGGAAGTAATAAAGTGCCATCTTTTCCTATAAATAGCAAGCTCACTATGTAAAAAATATATATCCAATCTTTTGCAAGACACAAGAACTAGTCTTGGTCTCTTCCTTGTCTTTTTCTTGTAGTAAAAATTATTTCGTTAATCTTTTAAATATTTCTAGTCTTTTAAAATCCTTTTTAATTATTcatactccataatggagtaatttctttctgttgggatagttgatgaaacttgatatattttataatattatcTCAGTTTTATCACATTCTTGGCTTGAAACTTTCTATGTACATTTCATACTGCGCTGGAATGATAGTTCTTAATTAATCTATTATCATGTATTTAATCTCAAAGTTATTCttatattaattttataattctcacggagcaaaattaatatataataactaATGAATAAAATAACATAGTGAAAGTAATTTTTAGCAAACTATTATTTTAGGGTCGTAATCTTGCTTGCCTCAGTTTTAATTCTCAAGGAGGAATTGTtgtaggcaagattattgatttttaatCAAAATATTCTCACGAAATTTTTACTACCTTTTAGCACAATTAtgtagggtaaggctgcgtacaatagaccattgtggtctggcccttccccggaccccgcgcattgcgggagcttagtgcaccgggctgccctttttccccacagtgtgggataatactgggtatattgtcgttgttgttgttagcACAATTCAAGCAAGAGAAATATTTCATTTTAATCGTCACTAGTTTTGATTCAATTAATTTACATAACCTCACGGAGTGTTATTAATTGGTTATTTCTTAGTGAACAAAATATAATTGTGTTAGCAAGAATCAATTATTCTTTAGAGAAATAAATATAAAAGTTGAGATTTTATTATAATAAcattatcaagtgaattcaatgattcACAACTATTCTTAAATATAAATCTTCCTAAAGTTATTTGTTTTAGTTCAAgcaatttataattttaaaaatcagtttttcaccaatttgattctctcaaataTAAGTAAAAAAATTACAAGTCTGTGAGCATAGATTAACCAATCTCTATGGGACGATATCGTAAACTATACTAGAATCGACAAAGCACGAGCAGAAATATCCTAAAGCAAGGGGATGCAGGGATCCTATGTAAGCTGGACATAGAAAAAGCCTTTGATCAACTGAACTGGACCTACCTCATTTCCATTCTCGGGCAAATGGGATTTGGGGAAAGATGGTTAAAATGGATCAAGTTCAATATCTCCACTGTGAAGTACTCCATTCTAATCAACAGGAGCCCAGTCGGTTTTTTCTCTCCACAGAAGGGATTGAGACGGGGAGACCCACTCTCACCATTCTTATTCATATTAGCAATGGAATGACTCAGTAGGATGTTGGATAAAGCTAAGCATCTGCAATGGTTGAAAGGTTTTGATGTTGGGAGAGGAAGCACAGTCAATATTTCTCATCTGCTCTACGCAGATGACACCTTGATTTTCTGTGGGGCAGACAGAAATCAAGTGCTCTATCTAAATCTAACCCTTCTTATATTTGAAGTTGTTTCGGGTCTTCACATTAACATGCTCAAAAGTGTAATCTACCCTGTTAATGAGGTGCATAATTTAGAAGACTTGGCTGGAATTTTAGGCTGCAATAATGGAAGTTTACCAACTACTTACCTGGGACTTCCACTAGGGGCAAAGTTCAAGTCAGAAGCTATATGGAGTGGGGTCATtgagaaatttgaaaagaaaCTTGCTTCTTGGCAGCTGCAGTATTTGTCAATGGGTGGAAGACTAACTCTAATCAGTAGTGTGCATCCCAACCTACCAGATGTCACTCTTTCCATTGCCTAGTAAGGTCCTAAAGCAGCTTGACAAGATCAAAAGGAACTTTCTATGGGAAGGGACTAAAGATGGTCATAAGTTTCACCTGGTAAAGTGGTCTAAGGTTATCTTGCCAAAGCACCAAGGTGGACTAGGGGTCAGGGACATAAGCTTTGCACAACAAATGCTTACTAATGAAATGGCTATAGAGATATACACAAGAGGAGCAGAGCCTATGGAAGAAAGTTGTCAGTGCCAAGCATGGAACCCAAAGCCACCGGTGCACCAAGCTATCTAGAGCACCACATGGAGTTGGAGTTTGGAAGAGCATCTGCAAACTCTGGGAGGAGTTCTCACAAAACCACCACTTCGCAGTAGGAGATGGACAGCAAATAAAATTCTGGAAGGACAAATGGCTAGGCAACACACTCCTAAGGAATGACTACCCTGCTATCTTTCAAATGGTTATTGATCCAAACTCAACAGTTCATCAGTGCAGAGAGGGCAACTCATGGAACATAACTTTTAGAAGGAACTTGCAAGACTGGGAATATGAGGATCTGCTCAGAATTCTTTCATCACTCAACAATTTTTCAAGAAACATTCTAGAACCTGACCATTTCAAATGGGGTAGTTCAGATGGAGGAAAGTACTCGGTCAAAGCAGCCTACAAGTTAGCAGGAACTCACAATGTAATAACTAACCAATGGCCTTGGAAGTTAATATGGAAAATCAAGTTGCCACCCAAAGTCATATGTTCCAACTGGACTGCACTTTATGAGGCTTGTCTGACACAAGATAACTTAGCCAAGAGGAATTTTCAGATTGTGAATAGATGCTATATGTGTCAGAGGGAGGCAGAAACTCACAGTCATCTTTTTCTTCAATGCCATGTTGCAACTGATTTATGGAATATGTTTATATCACTCTTTGCGCTTAGATGGGTCATGCCACATAATATCAGGGATGCTTTTAAGTCTTGGAGTTAGAAAGTTGATAGCAACATCAGGAAAGTATGGAAGATGATATCAGCAGCTATTTTTTGGAGCATTTGGAATGAAAGAAACAGCAGGTGTTTCGATGGAGTATCAACTTCTCCTCACAAACTCAAGGCCAGATGGTTCATGTATTTGTATAACTGGGCTTATCTATCCCCTATTGA
The sequence above is drawn from the Nicotiana tabacum cultivar K326 chromosome 13, ASM71507v2, whole genome shotgun sequence genome and encodes:
- the LOC107760379 gene encoding uncharacterized protein LOC107760379 — translated: MWFTSWNSTTAAPMARLIRNIFFHSSTISPPVPPPLKFHHLRRIHAGNSLSASASVHSKPRKNKVKKVEKTSNSSVINQNKLSQVKRRTRSEKELDEETFLKHYGNDNSAPHVPVLLGEVLDVFASATLRSFLDCTLGAAGHSSAIIQAHSEMQVYVGLDVDPIAYQIAQSQLKGILHKESCDTAFALRVHTFLKNFKDVKSVLSEVADDRLACGVDGILMDLGMSSMQVNDAERGFSVLKNGPLDMRMNPKATLKAEDILNSWPADELGRVLRDYGEESNWYSLQNRIVKTRLHGGLHSTSELVDLIQNSTSRTKGRQGWIKTATRVFQALRIAVNDELKTLDDSIRACFESLSSGGRLAVISFHSLEDRIVKQAFLNIMNCSEVDGGGIEDEEGKRLCELRKINLDTVKEEAWIKQVIQGQNGTILTKRPITPSEKEEALNPRSRSAKLRVIQKA